The following coding sequences are from one Salinicoccus sp. Bachu38 window:
- the mnmG gene encoding tRNA uridine-5-carboxymethylaminomethyl(34) synthesis enzyme MnmG produces MTDNMKYDVVVIGAGHAGVEAGLASARKGLKTLMLTINLDNIAFMPCNPSVGGPAKGIVVREVDALGGQMAKVIDRTHIQMRMLNTGKGPAVRALRAQADKVLYQQEMKRVLEDEPNLDILQGMVDEMIVEDDEVKGVRTNIGTIYEAKAVIVTTGTFLRGEIILGDLKYSSGPNHQMPSVPLADQMKDLGFEIVRFKTGTPPRVNSDSIDYSKTEIQPGDDVPRAFSFETTEFIMDQLPCWLTYTSENTHMIINDNLHLSAMYSGMVKGTGPRYCPSIEDKIVRFNDKPRHQIFLEPEGRSTKEVYVQGLSTSMPENVQREMLSSVPGLENARMMRAGYAIEYDALVPTQLWPTLETKKIRNLYTAGQINGTSGYEEAAGQGLIAGINAASKLLGEEELVLSRSDAYIGVLIDDLVTKGTNEPYRLLTSRAEHRLLLRHDNADMRLTEIGHAIGLISEERLEAFQTKKQHIEEEFDRLKNIRIKPNAHTQAVVEERGGTPLKDGILAIDLLRRPEMDYASIMKILEEETTLTQEEYEQVEIQVKYDGYIKKSLMQVDKVKRMEKKKIPVDIDYDAIHSLATEARDKLKTVKPLDIAQASRISGVNPADISILLVYIEQGSIQRVEA; encoded by the coding sequence ATGACAGATAATATGAAATACGATGTTGTTGTCATCGGTGCAGGCCATGCGGGCGTAGAAGCAGGGCTCGCCTCTGCACGAAAAGGGCTGAAGACGCTGATGCTGACGATCAATCTCGACAACATAGCGTTCATGCCATGCAACCCTTCAGTAGGGGGACCTGCGAAAGGGATCGTCGTTCGTGAAGTGGATGCACTCGGTGGACAGATGGCAAAAGTGATCGACAGGACGCATATACAGATGCGCATGCTGAATACCGGCAAAGGACCGGCAGTCCGTGCCCTGCGGGCCCAGGCGGATAAAGTGCTCTACCAGCAGGAGATGAAACGTGTACTTGAGGACGAGCCGAATCTTGACATCCTCCAGGGCATGGTGGATGAAATGATCGTTGAAGACGACGAGGTCAAAGGTGTCAGAACGAATATCGGCACCATTTATGAAGCGAAGGCAGTCATTGTCACGACAGGCACCTTCCTGCGTGGGGAGATCATCCTCGGCGACCTCAAATATTCCAGTGGGCCGAACCACCAGATGCCTTCGGTACCCCTTGCAGACCAGATGAAGGATCTCGGTTTCGAAATCGTCCGCTTCAAGACGGGGACACCGCCGCGGGTCAACTCGGACTCCATCGACTACTCCAAAACGGAGATACAGCCCGGAGACGATGTACCGCGGGCCTTCAGCTTCGAAACGACTGAATTCATCATGGATCAGCTGCCTTGCTGGCTGACCTATACTTCGGAAAATACGCATATGATCATTAACGACAATCTGCATCTTTCTGCGATGTATTCCGGCATGGTCAAAGGTACAGGCCCACGCTACTGCCCATCCATCGAAGACAAGATCGTGCGCTTCAACGACAAGCCACGGCACCAGATCTTCCTGGAGCCGGAAGGCCGGAGCACAAAAGAAGTCTATGTACAGGGACTCTCCACAAGCATGCCGGAAAATGTCCAGAGGGAGATGCTCTCTTCTGTTCCCGGACTTGAAAATGCCAGGATGATGCGTGCAGGCTATGCCATCGAATATGATGCGCTCGTTCCGACGCAGCTGTGGCCGACACTTGAAACGAAGAAAATCAGGAATCTCTATACTGCCGGCCAGATCAACGGTACCAGCGGATATGAGGAAGCGGCCGGACAGGGCCTCATCGCAGGCATCAATGCAGCGAGCAAACTGCTCGGGGAAGAGGAGCTTGTGCTCAGCCGTTCCGATGCATATATCGGCGTCCTCATCGATGACCTTGTGACGAAAGGGACGAATGAACCGTACAGGCTGCTGACTTCGAGGGCGGAACACCGTCTGCTCCTGCGTCATGACAATGCAGACATGCGCCTGACCGAAATCGGCCACGCCATCGGCCTGATTTCTGAGGAAAGGCTCGAGGCGTTCCAGACGAAGAAGCAGCATATCGAAGAGGAATTCGACCGTCTGAAGAACATCCGCATCAAGCCGAACGCCCATACGCAGGCCGTCGTGGAGGAAAGGGGCGGCACACCACTCAAGGACGGCATACTGGCGATCGATCTGCTCAGACGTCCTGAAATGGACTATGCCTCCATCATGAAAATACTGGAGGAGGAAACGACGCTCACACAGGAAGAATATGAGCAGGTCGAAATCCAGGTGAAATATGATGGCTACATCAAGAAGTCGCTCATGCAGGTCGACAAAGTGAAACGCATGGAGAAGAAGAAGATCCCTGTGGATATCGACTATGATGCGATCCATTCACTCGCGACAGAGGCAAGGGACAAGCTGAAGACCGTCAAACCGCTCGATATCGCCCAGGCTTCGAGAATTTCAGGGGTCAACCCTGCGGATATTTCGATCCTCCTCGTCTATATTGAACAGGGCAGCATCCAACGGGTGGAAGCATGA